A single genomic interval of Osmia lignaria lignaria isolate PbOS001 chromosome 9, iyOsmLign1, whole genome shotgun sequence harbors:
- the RhoGAP15B gene encoding rhoGAP_ARAP and RA_ARAPs domain-containing protein RhoGAP15B isoform X2 — MDYGKDTNHVAQLLRSWTIRLKTSSELEKYPVEMEVKPIPKPRSTLSERPVPAPRKLPPALPATRVYTHSESSQSEKSDDSKSIPDTRSSTNTEFFRNLSTSSRQLKDEISERMTIKGRAVISSTINASIRLEKSVKNLLTRRLTTLNQDELLRDNSTDSKKLKSPVENDRCASLPADDIFSNISFYSPLNSNLRSVRNEEDLSGMRHSPPPPVYPPPPLPDESIYDELQSVTSGSSRYDTISDKVERDFPGSFDLLNLVLNQTSDSDQSLNLSDVNVALPYDKSDSIKRLSRSDSWTFYDTAPASKSEGVDELDRISSAEEDILDKEIPILDRTSSASNESQASIQNSLYENLSYRKVQEEKETMPAVTENRQQSSKSLLFEFDPFARTSEENVYSNYENNDRMLLETLLSSNDTPSSSGSILDSQEVTENEEEQEEVENEDVAEHPRILPVPPEPPKRFDSLPKNEYDEVTETLSTDKSTTGKNPALLPKLAHLVTRKQPAVPPRKSAGKRSNNTSSAASKTVTSTTNDGSTPVTTTTSVTSTNITKETSNSSSGKTTEEPRRVGMIQKLRKLRHESSSHGIKPNVISFVKSGSKLLSRNRDHSGTVSNANLKLERPKVDGLQNPAKHSGTVYRNGVGIERAKDLVPRLAVLSDQKLSFYTDKGMSTLKEVIQLDTVYSIHLLQDVKMVDGETVYCIAISGEGRPSVHVFYAKGIVEWRIWAQRILEAITTVFPTKYTAEDLRRAGWAYLKEGVTGVWFPAWVLLHQRTLIYTKSLEPSMGVSFGKLDLRKARCIVLREQEGPNPGMGSIPVVVVDAGGSGALHVAAPGVHEGSAWRHALYQAATNCGPALEQQQLTQDNVPVILDKCINFIYVHGIMTEGIYRRSGSNSAVVKLLEAFRRDAWATQITRGAYTEHDVATVLRRFLRDLPNPLFPADIHDRLCFTSENNKEDEKVSTYRKLLSMLGAVPAATLRRILAHLHCLSQQSSRNLMTCENLSAIWGPTLMRAGEKSAEKWNRAETRVIGDLIKLYPKLYQLTAADLAKEAKILEVLEKHHVSNNGPRGAPSGDLKIWIYIFSRDGECVNVTIGPHKTAYDVCQELVEKTNLSAHELCLEEYTLSGALERPLHHSERVLETVARWGYWDPEDRKDNVLILKKDQLYKDIAPLVTPPMTTAGELKFADKKSKNFKNYLFEFSHAKLYCYKDKFCSNKLYEWKIEDIIWYVGHEPKRNPQTGWSITFIAKNTKPTRCKESPFFGNTLAGSLKDEQYKWLAAMTFAEYQLNIRPPSINLMEP, encoded by the exons ATGGATTATGGCAA gGACACGAATCATGTGGCGCAACTTCTACGTTCCTGGACGATTCGGTTGAAAACTAGCAGCGAGTTGGAAAAGTATCCCGTCGAGATGGAGGTGAAGCCGATACCAAAACCTAGGTCAACGTTATCCGAGAGACCGGTACCAGCTCCGAGGAAGTTACCACCGGCTTTACCAGCGACCAGAGTCTACACTCACAGCGAATCGAGCCAGTCAGAGAAAAGCGACGACTCGAAATCGATACCGGATACACGTTCCTCTACGAACACCGAATTCTTTCGTAATCTAAGCACCAGTTCTCGTCAACTGAAAGACGAGATTTCGGAGAGGATGACGATAAAGGGTCGAGCGGTGATATCCAGCACGATAAACGCCAGCATAAGATTGGAAAAATCGGTGAAGAATCTCCTGACGAGAAGATTGACAACTCTGAACCAAGACGAGCTTCTTCGTGATAATTCAACCGACAGCAAGAAGCTGAAGAGCCCCGTGGAAAACGATAGATGCGCGTCTTTACCTGCCGATGATATTTTCAGCAACATCTCCTTTTACAGCCCGTTGAACAGCAATCTGAGGAGCGTCAGAAACGAGGAGGATCTTTCCGGGATGCGACACAGTCCACCCCCTCCTGTATATCCTCCTCCCCCGCTTCCTGATGAGTCTATCTACGACGAATTGCAATCAGTCACGTCTGGAAGTAGTCGATACGACACTATCTCTGACAAAGTCGAGAGAGATTTCCCGGGCTCGTTTGATCTTCTCAATTTAGTACTAAATCAG ACCAGCGACTCCGATCAGAGTTTGAACCTGTCCGACGTGAACGTGGCTCTACCCTACGACAAGTCCGACAGCATCAAAAGGTTATCAAGGTCCGATTCCTGGACTTTCTATGACACAGCACCGGCCAGTAAATCCGAAGGGGTAGATGAGTTGGACAGGATATCCAGCGCGGAAGAAGATATCCTGGACAAAGAGATTCCTATTCTCGACAGAACGTCGTCAGCGTCAAACGAGAGTCAAGCGTCCATTCAAAATTCTCTGTACGAAAATTTATCGTACAGAAAGGTTCaagaggagaaagaaacgaTGCCTGCGGTTACGGAAAACAGACAGCAGAGCAGTAAATCCTTGCTATTCGAATTTGATCCATTTGCTAGAACCTCCGAAGAGAACGTGTATAGTAATTACGAGAACAATGATCGGATGTTACTGGAGACTCTGTTATCTAGCAACGATACACCGAGTAGTTCTGGAAGCATTTTGGATTCCCAAGAAGTCACAGAGAacgaggaagaacaagaagaggtGGAGAATGAGGATGTAGCAGAGCATCCAAGAATCTTACCTGTACCACCGGAACCGCCTAAAAGGTTTGATTCATTACCGAAGAACGAGTACGACGAGGTAACGGAGACTCTATCGACCGATAAGAGCACCACAGGTAAAAATCCGGCTCTTCTACCGAAACTGGCCCACCTGGTGACGAGAAAACAACCCGCTGTACCTCCAAGAAAGTCGGCTGGAAAACGTTCTAATAATACATCTTCTGCTGCGTCTAAAACCGTGACTTCGACGACCAATGATGGAAGCACACCAG TTACAACTACAACGAGCGTAACATCGACGAATATTACCAAGGAAACATCAAATTCTTCGAGTGGAAAGACAACGGAAGAGCCTAGACGAGTGGGTATGATACAGAAACTGAGAAAACTAAGGCACGAATCGTCGTCTCATGGTATTAAACCAAATGTAATCAGTTTCGTGAAGAGTGGGAGTAAATTACTATCTAGGAATCGTGACCACAGTGGAACTGTATCGAATGCTAATTTGAAACTGGAAAGGCCAAAGGTTGATGGTCTCCAGAATCCTGCGAAGCATAGCGGAACCGTTTATAGAAATGGTGTTGGTATCGAAAGAGCGAAGGACCTGGTGCCAAGGCTAGCAGTCTTGTCTGACCAGAAGCTCTCGTTTTATACGGATAAGGGCATGTCTACTCTGAAGGAGGTCATTCAACTCGACACAGTGTACAGCATTCATCTTCTGCAGGACGTTAA GATGGTCGACGGTGAAACAGTATATTGCATAGCAATTAGCGGCGAAGGAAGACCAAGTGTTCATGTATTCTACGCGAAAGGCATCGTTGAATGGAGAATTTGGGCACAAAGGATATTGGAGGCCATCACAACAGTCTTTCCCACGAAATACACTGCAGAGGATTTAAGGAGAGCAGGATGGGCTTACTTAAAG GAAGGCGTAACAGGCGTATGGTTTCCGGCCTGGGTTCTGCTGCATCAGAGAACtttaatttatacaaaatcTCTGGAGCCCTCCATGGGTGTAAGTTTTGGAAAGTTGGATCTTCGAAAAGCACGATGCATCG TTCTACGAGAACAGGAAGGGCCAAATCCCGGAATGGGTTCGATTCCAGTGGTAGTTGTGGACGCAGGTGGCAGCGGTGCATTACACGTGGCTGCACCAGGAGTTCACGAAGGATCTGCATGGAGACACGCGCTTTATCAAGCAGCTACCAACTGTGGTCCTGCCTTGGAACAACAGCAACTCACACAGGACAACGTGCCTGTGATTCTCGACAAGTGTATCAATTTCATTTACGTTCATG GTATAATGACAGAGGGTATTTATCGTCGAAGCGGATCGAACAGTGCCGTTGTCAAATTATTGGAAGCCTTTCGTCGCGACGCATGGGCAACGCAAATTACAAGAGGAGCGTATACGGAGCACGACGTCGCGACGGTTCTCAGAAGGTTTCTCCGTGATTTACCGAATCCATTGTTTCCTGCTGACATTCACGATCGGCTTTGTTTCACCTCAG aaaataataaGGAGGACGAAAAGGTTTCAACGTATAGGAAACTATTGTCCATGCTGGGTGCTGTACCTGCCGCAACGCTCAGAAGGATTCTCGCTCACCTTCACTGTTTGAGTCAGCAAAGCTCCAGGAACCTGATGACCTGTGAAAATCTTTCCGCGATCTGGGGACCAACGTTGATGCGGGCAGGCGAGAAAAGCGCCGAAAAATGGAACAGAGCAGAGACCAGAGTGATCGGTGACCTCATTAAACTCTATCCGAAGTTGTATCAATTGACCGCCGCTGATTTAGCGAAAGAGGCGAAGATTTTAGAGGTTCTCGAAAAGCATCATGTTTCTAATAATGGACCACGCGGCGCACCCTCGGGAGATCTCAAGATTTGGATATACATCTTCTCGAGGGACGGCGAATGTGTGAACGTCACT ATTGGGCCACACAAAACTGCGTATGATGTATGCCAAGAACTTGTAGAGAAAACTAATTTATCGGCTCATGAATTGTGTCTGGAAGAATATACATTGTCTGGCGCGTTGGAACGACCACTGCATCACAGTGAGCGTGTCCTCGAGACAGTGGCGAGGTGGGGATACTGGGATCCAGAAGATAGGAAGGACAACGTCCTCATACTTAAAAAAGATCAACTCTACAAGGATATAGCACCTCTG gtaaCACCACCCATGACAACAGCGGGTGAACTTAAGTTCGCTGATAAAAAGTCGAAGAATTTTAAAAACTACCTCTTTGAGTTCAGTCACGCAAAGCTTTACTGTTACAAAGACAAATTCTGTTCGAATAAATTGTATGAATGGAAAATAGAAGATATTATTTGGTATGTAGGTCATGAGCCAAAACGAAATCCGCAGACAGG ATGGTCTATCACGTTTATAGCAAAAAATACAAAACCAACTAG gTGTAAAGAAAGCCCGTTTTTTGGAAACACTTTAGCAGGATCGTTAAAAGACGAACAATACAAATGGTTAGCAGCTATGACCTTTGCAGAATATCAGTTAAATATTCGGCCTCCTTCAATCAATCTTATGGAGCcataa
- the RhoGAP15B gene encoding rhoGAP_ARAP and RA_ARAPs domain-containing protein RhoGAP15B isoform X1 translates to MYRTNIASRSKCSTLRRDIENEEPSTNFATDTNHVAQLLRSWTIRLKTSSELEKYPVEMEVKPIPKPRSTLSERPVPAPRKLPPALPATRVYTHSESSQSEKSDDSKSIPDTRSSTNTEFFRNLSTSSRQLKDEISERMTIKGRAVISSTINASIRLEKSVKNLLTRRLTTLNQDELLRDNSTDSKKLKSPVENDRCASLPADDIFSNISFYSPLNSNLRSVRNEEDLSGMRHSPPPPVYPPPPLPDESIYDELQSVTSGSSRYDTISDKVERDFPGSFDLLNLVLNQTSDSDQSLNLSDVNVALPYDKSDSIKRLSRSDSWTFYDTAPASKSEGVDELDRISSAEEDILDKEIPILDRTSSASNESQASIQNSLYENLSYRKVQEEKETMPAVTENRQQSSKSLLFEFDPFARTSEENVYSNYENNDRMLLETLLSSNDTPSSSGSILDSQEVTENEEEQEEVENEDVAEHPRILPVPPEPPKRFDSLPKNEYDEVTETLSTDKSTTGKNPALLPKLAHLVTRKQPAVPPRKSAGKRSNNTSSAASKTVTSTTNDGSTPVTTTTSVTSTNITKETSNSSSGKTTEEPRRVGMIQKLRKLRHESSSHGIKPNVISFVKSGSKLLSRNRDHSGTVSNANLKLERPKVDGLQNPAKHSGTVYRNGVGIERAKDLVPRLAVLSDQKLSFYTDKGMSTLKEVIQLDTVYSIHLLQDVKMVDGETVYCIAISGEGRPSVHVFYAKGIVEWRIWAQRILEAITTVFPTKYTAEDLRRAGWAYLKEGVTGVWFPAWVLLHQRTLIYTKSLEPSMGVSFGKLDLRKARCIVLREQEGPNPGMGSIPVVVVDAGGSGALHVAAPGVHEGSAWRHALYQAATNCGPALEQQQLTQDNVPVILDKCINFIYVHGIMTEGIYRRSGSNSAVVKLLEAFRRDAWATQITRGAYTEHDVATVLRRFLRDLPNPLFPADIHDRLCFTSENNKEDEKVSTYRKLLSMLGAVPAATLRRILAHLHCLSQQSSRNLMTCENLSAIWGPTLMRAGEKSAEKWNRAETRVIGDLIKLYPKLYQLTAADLAKEAKILEVLEKHHVSNNGPRGAPSGDLKIWIYIFSRDGECVNVTIGPHKTAYDVCQELVEKTNLSAHELCLEEYTLSGALERPLHHSERVLETVARWGYWDPEDRKDNVLILKKDQLYKDIAPLVTPPMTTAGELKFADKKSKNFKNYLFEFSHAKLYCYKDKFCSNKLYEWKIEDIIWYVGHEPKRNPQTGWSITFIAKNTKPTRCKESPFFGNTLAGSLKDEQYKWLAAMTFAEYQLNIRPPSINLMEP, encoded by the exons ATGTACAGAACAAATATTGCTAGTCGAAGTAAGTGTTCAACGTTACGACGAGACATCGAAAATGAGGAACCGTCTACAAATTTTGCAAC gGACACGAATCATGTGGCGCAACTTCTACGTTCCTGGACGATTCGGTTGAAAACTAGCAGCGAGTTGGAAAAGTATCCCGTCGAGATGGAGGTGAAGCCGATACCAAAACCTAGGTCAACGTTATCCGAGAGACCGGTACCAGCTCCGAGGAAGTTACCACCGGCTTTACCAGCGACCAGAGTCTACACTCACAGCGAATCGAGCCAGTCAGAGAAAAGCGACGACTCGAAATCGATACCGGATACACGTTCCTCTACGAACACCGAATTCTTTCGTAATCTAAGCACCAGTTCTCGTCAACTGAAAGACGAGATTTCGGAGAGGATGACGATAAAGGGTCGAGCGGTGATATCCAGCACGATAAACGCCAGCATAAGATTGGAAAAATCGGTGAAGAATCTCCTGACGAGAAGATTGACAACTCTGAACCAAGACGAGCTTCTTCGTGATAATTCAACCGACAGCAAGAAGCTGAAGAGCCCCGTGGAAAACGATAGATGCGCGTCTTTACCTGCCGATGATATTTTCAGCAACATCTCCTTTTACAGCCCGTTGAACAGCAATCTGAGGAGCGTCAGAAACGAGGAGGATCTTTCCGGGATGCGACACAGTCCACCCCCTCCTGTATATCCTCCTCCCCCGCTTCCTGATGAGTCTATCTACGACGAATTGCAATCAGTCACGTCTGGAAGTAGTCGATACGACACTATCTCTGACAAAGTCGAGAGAGATTTCCCGGGCTCGTTTGATCTTCTCAATTTAGTACTAAATCAG ACCAGCGACTCCGATCAGAGTTTGAACCTGTCCGACGTGAACGTGGCTCTACCCTACGACAAGTCCGACAGCATCAAAAGGTTATCAAGGTCCGATTCCTGGACTTTCTATGACACAGCACCGGCCAGTAAATCCGAAGGGGTAGATGAGTTGGACAGGATATCCAGCGCGGAAGAAGATATCCTGGACAAAGAGATTCCTATTCTCGACAGAACGTCGTCAGCGTCAAACGAGAGTCAAGCGTCCATTCAAAATTCTCTGTACGAAAATTTATCGTACAGAAAGGTTCaagaggagaaagaaacgaTGCCTGCGGTTACGGAAAACAGACAGCAGAGCAGTAAATCCTTGCTATTCGAATTTGATCCATTTGCTAGAACCTCCGAAGAGAACGTGTATAGTAATTACGAGAACAATGATCGGATGTTACTGGAGACTCTGTTATCTAGCAACGATACACCGAGTAGTTCTGGAAGCATTTTGGATTCCCAAGAAGTCACAGAGAacgaggaagaacaagaagaggtGGAGAATGAGGATGTAGCAGAGCATCCAAGAATCTTACCTGTACCACCGGAACCGCCTAAAAGGTTTGATTCATTACCGAAGAACGAGTACGACGAGGTAACGGAGACTCTATCGACCGATAAGAGCACCACAGGTAAAAATCCGGCTCTTCTACCGAAACTGGCCCACCTGGTGACGAGAAAACAACCCGCTGTACCTCCAAGAAAGTCGGCTGGAAAACGTTCTAATAATACATCTTCTGCTGCGTCTAAAACCGTGACTTCGACGACCAATGATGGAAGCACACCAG TTACAACTACAACGAGCGTAACATCGACGAATATTACCAAGGAAACATCAAATTCTTCGAGTGGAAAGACAACGGAAGAGCCTAGACGAGTGGGTATGATACAGAAACTGAGAAAACTAAGGCACGAATCGTCGTCTCATGGTATTAAACCAAATGTAATCAGTTTCGTGAAGAGTGGGAGTAAATTACTATCTAGGAATCGTGACCACAGTGGAACTGTATCGAATGCTAATTTGAAACTGGAAAGGCCAAAGGTTGATGGTCTCCAGAATCCTGCGAAGCATAGCGGAACCGTTTATAGAAATGGTGTTGGTATCGAAAGAGCGAAGGACCTGGTGCCAAGGCTAGCAGTCTTGTCTGACCAGAAGCTCTCGTTTTATACGGATAAGGGCATGTCTACTCTGAAGGAGGTCATTCAACTCGACACAGTGTACAGCATTCATCTTCTGCAGGACGTTAA GATGGTCGACGGTGAAACAGTATATTGCATAGCAATTAGCGGCGAAGGAAGACCAAGTGTTCATGTATTCTACGCGAAAGGCATCGTTGAATGGAGAATTTGGGCACAAAGGATATTGGAGGCCATCACAACAGTCTTTCCCACGAAATACACTGCAGAGGATTTAAGGAGAGCAGGATGGGCTTACTTAAAG GAAGGCGTAACAGGCGTATGGTTTCCGGCCTGGGTTCTGCTGCATCAGAGAACtttaatttatacaaaatcTCTGGAGCCCTCCATGGGTGTAAGTTTTGGAAAGTTGGATCTTCGAAAAGCACGATGCATCG TTCTACGAGAACAGGAAGGGCCAAATCCCGGAATGGGTTCGATTCCAGTGGTAGTTGTGGACGCAGGTGGCAGCGGTGCATTACACGTGGCTGCACCAGGAGTTCACGAAGGATCTGCATGGAGACACGCGCTTTATCAAGCAGCTACCAACTGTGGTCCTGCCTTGGAACAACAGCAACTCACACAGGACAACGTGCCTGTGATTCTCGACAAGTGTATCAATTTCATTTACGTTCATG GTATAATGACAGAGGGTATTTATCGTCGAAGCGGATCGAACAGTGCCGTTGTCAAATTATTGGAAGCCTTTCGTCGCGACGCATGGGCAACGCAAATTACAAGAGGAGCGTATACGGAGCACGACGTCGCGACGGTTCTCAGAAGGTTTCTCCGTGATTTACCGAATCCATTGTTTCCTGCTGACATTCACGATCGGCTTTGTTTCACCTCAG aaaataataaGGAGGACGAAAAGGTTTCAACGTATAGGAAACTATTGTCCATGCTGGGTGCTGTACCTGCCGCAACGCTCAGAAGGATTCTCGCTCACCTTCACTGTTTGAGTCAGCAAAGCTCCAGGAACCTGATGACCTGTGAAAATCTTTCCGCGATCTGGGGACCAACGTTGATGCGGGCAGGCGAGAAAAGCGCCGAAAAATGGAACAGAGCAGAGACCAGAGTGATCGGTGACCTCATTAAACTCTATCCGAAGTTGTATCAATTGACCGCCGCTGATTTAGCGAAAGAGGCGAAGATTTTAGAGGTTCTCGAAAAGCATCATGTTTCTAATAATGGACCACGCGGCGCACCCTCGGGAGATCTCAAGATTTGGATATACATCTTCTCGAGGGACGGCGAATGTGTGAACGTCACT ATTGGGCCACACAAAACTGCGTATGATGTATGCCAAGAACTTGTAGAGAAAACTAATTTATCGGCTCATGAATTGTGTCTGGAAGAATATACATTGTCTGGCGCGTTGGAACGACCACTGCATCACAGTGAGCGTGTCCTCGAGACAGTGGCGAGGTGGGGATACTGGGATCCAGAAGATAGGAAGGACAACGTCCTCATACTTAAAAAAGATCAACTCTACAAGGATATAGCACCTCTG gtaaCACCACCCATGACAACAGCGGGTGAACTTAAGTTCGCTGATAAAAAGTCGAAGAATTTTAAAAACTACCTCTTTGAGTTCAGTCACGCAAAGCTTTACTGTTACAAAGACAAATTCTGTTCGAATAAATTGTATGAATGGAAAATAGAAGATATTATTTGGTATGTAGGTCATGAGCCAAAACGAAATCCGCAGACAGG ATGGTCTATCACGTTTATAGCAAAAAATACAAAACCAACTAG gTGTAAAGAAAGCCCGTTTTTTGGAAACACTTTAGCAGGATCGTTAAAAGACGAACAATACAAATGGTTAGCAGCTATGACCTTTGCAGAATATCAGTTAAATATTCGGCCTCCTTCAATCAATCTTATGGAGCcataa